Part of the Paenibacillus sp. FSL R7-0273 genome is shown below.
GCTGGCCAGTGCCAGCAGCACCCCGGCTGCCGAGATGCTGCCGGTAAATCCGCCGATGCTAAGCGCTGCTACCCCGGAGAAGCCAAGCAGCAGGCCGAATATTTTCAGCCCATACATGCTCTCACCCAGCCAGATCCAGGCGAAGATGCCCAGCAGTACAGGCTGCAGAAAGACTATGGCCGAGAACAGGCCGGAGGGAACATATTGCAGGCCAATGGTCTGGAATCCGTAATAAAAGACAATGCTGAGCACAGCTGAAGCCAGATAGACGGGCCACAGCCGCCGGAACTCAAGCTGCCTCCATCTGGGCAGTGCGGCTATAATCAGGATGACCCCGGCAATTACGGTACGGATACCGGCGAACAGCAGCGGCGGCGCATAGGTTAAGGCGATTTTGGACAGCGGCCAGTTGATGCCCCAGACGATCACCAGAAAAGTAAGCAGTATAACTGTTTTATTGCGTTGCGGCATTGCGTTCACCTCTTGTTTCTTAGTCAATCCAAATGATACAATATCCGTATTCATAATTGAAATGCATTATAATCATGAGGGGCATACCATATTTGTTATGAACAATAACCAGATTCTTTTATTTGTCAAAATTGCCGAGACCGGCAGCTTCACCAAGGCCGGCCAGGAGCTGAACATGACCCAGCCGGCGGTCAGCCGGGCCATTTCCGCCCTGGAGACCGAGCTTGATGTCAAGCTGCTGCTGCGTGACCGCCGCAGCGGGCTGATGCTTACCGAGGTGGGCAAGCGTGTACTGATCATTTTCCGGGAAATTCTCGGCGGGTTCAACAAAGTGGAGCAGGAGGTCTCAGCAGAAAAGGGGCTGGAAAAGGGCCTCATCAGGATCGGCGCCTTTCCGGTTGCCGCTGCGTACTTTGTACCGAAGATCATCCGTTCCATTACGGACAGGTATCCCGGTATAGACATTTCTGTCCATGAGGGCTCGGTAGCTGAGGTGAAGGAGTGGCTGGAGACCCGCCAGATTGATGTCGGGCTGATTATTCCGCCGCTGGAGGAGTTCGAGACGATACCACTGTTCCGGGAGAAGCTCTATGCCGTGCTGCCTGAAGGCCATCCCCTGGGTCACAGCAGCATTGTCCATGTAAAGGATCTGGAGCAGGAGCCGATGATGATCTGCCGGGCCGGCTATGAGCCCCCTGTGATTGATTTGTTCAAACGGGCTGACAGCGAGCTTAATGTAAAATATGTGGTCAACAGCTACAGTACGGCACTGAACATGATCAAGGAGGGGC
Proteins encoded:
- a CDS encoding LysR family transcriptional regulator translates to MNNNQILLFVKIAETGSFTKAGQELNMTQPAVSRAISALETELDVKLLLRDRRSGLMLTEVGKRVLIIFREILGGFNKVEQEVSAEKGLEKGLIRIGAFPVAAAYFVPKIIRSITDRYPGIDISVHEGSVAEVKEWLETRQIDVGLIIPPLEEFETIPLFREKLYAVLPEGHPLGHSSIVHVKDLEQEPMMICRAGYEPPVIDLFKRADSELNVKYVVNSYSTALNMIKEGLAVGVLSELSLLAPPGNVIVRELSPDAHRDVHIAVHSLEEASIAVRLLIDTALELFAEDGGLNPSLNHSKE
- a CDS encoding DMT family transporter produces the protein MPQRNKTVILLTFLVIVWGINWPLSKIALTYAPPLLFAGIRTVIAGVILIIAALPRWRQLEFRRLWPVYLASAVLSIVFYYGFQTIGLQYVPSGLFSAIVFLQPVLLGIFAWIWLGESMYGLKIFGLLLGFSGVAALSIGGFTGSISAAGVLLALASALCWALGTVYMKRNAARVDMLWLTAMQIMLGGLILLAAGSVTESWSAITWSSAFIVNTLFIAVFVIALGWMVYFKLINEGEAGKVGSYTFLIPLISIGSSVLILHEHVTLNLIAGMLLIVSSILLVNVKLGRGRRKRPAGGEELHQTAG